The following is a genomic window from Chryseobacterium ginsenosidimutans.
GTTAATAGATTACATTACTATTTAATACTAAGCTAATTTCTTGCCACATTGTTTACAGTATCTTGCATCATCATCTATATCCTCGTTTCCGCACCGCTCGCATATCTTTTCCAGGTTTTGCCTTTTATTTCTCATCTCGGCGGTTACAATTCCGGTAGGAACAGCAATAATCGAATATCCAGCTAACATTAAAATAACAGCAAAAAATTTCCCCATCGGCGTAATAGGGGAAACATCGCCATAACCAACGGTTGTTACTGTAACGACGGCCCAGTAAATCGCTTGAGGAATGGTTTCAAACCCTTCTCTTCCGCCTTCCACCATAAACATCAGAGAACCTACGATTACAGAAAAAATAACAAGGAATAAAAGGAAAATATATATTTTTCTCGAACTGTTTTTCAATGCCCTGACAATTACAGTACCGTCATTCATAAAATCCAGAAGATTGAAAACCCTGAAAACTCTCAGCATTCTCAACATCCTGAAAATAAGGAAGTATTTCGTTACCGGAAAAATAAAACTCAGATAAAAAGGTACAAGCGCCAGAAAATCAATAATTCCGAAAAAACTGAAAATGTAATGTTTCTTATTTTTTAAAACAGCAATTCTCGACCAGTATTCTGCAGTGAAGAATAATGAAATAACCCATTCTGAAATAATAAAAACATAATGAAATCTTTTATCTAATTTGGGTACACTTTCCATCATGATGATAAAAGTGCTTATAAGAATTAAGGATAATAAAATAATATCGAACAGTTTGCCGAGCCTAGTGTCCGATCTATAAATGATTCGATAAAGATGTCTTTTCCAGAGCGCGTCTCCGGGAACAAGATTATGCTCCTTTTCCATTGCAAATGTTTTTTAAAATTAACAAATTATCCCTATTTTCGTAACAAACATACAGAATAAAATGACAATAAGTAAAGTAATTGCAAAAATAGAAGAGCGTATCCCGCTACAGCAGGCAGAAGATTTTGATAATGTAGGGTTATTGTGCGGAGTTCCTTCACGAAATGTCTCCGGAATTCTTGTCTGCCACGATGCGTTGGAGAATGTTGTAGATGAAGCAATTCATAAAAACTGTAATTTGATAGTATGTTTTCATCCGATTATTTTTTCAGGGTTAAAATCTTTAACAGGGAAAAATTATGTTGAAAGAGCAGTGTTAAAAGCTATTGAAAATAAAATTGCGATCTATGCTATTCATACAGCTTTTGATAATGACTTTTTTGGTGTGAACAGAGGAATATGTGATCAGTTGGGATTAAAAGACTTAAAAATTCTTCAGCCTAAAAAAAATAATTTAAAGCAGTTAACGGTTTTTGTGCCAAAAGACTATTCCGAGAAAGTAAAAGAAGCTCTTTTTAACGCAGGGGCGGGAAATATTGGCTTTTATGACGAATGTAGTTTTACCGTTAACGGGAACGGAACTTTCAGGCCGATTGAAGGTTCAAATCCTTTTTCCGGACAACAAAATATCAGAGAAAATGCCGATGAAGATATGATTTCTGTGATTTTCGAAGATTACAAACAGGGACAAATTGTAAATGCAATGAAAACCGCACATCCTTATGAAGAGGTTGCACATCAGATTTACAGTTTGGATAATACAAATCATCACTCGGGATTGGGAATGTATGGCGATTTTGAAGAACCTATGGACGAAAAAGATTTTTTGAAATTTGTAAAAGAAAAATTTAATCTGGACGTGATCAGACATTCTGATTTTAACAACAAAAAAATTAAAAGAGTAGGAGTTTTGGGTGGCTCAGGAGCAAGCGGAATACGGTCTGCAATCTCCAAAAAATGTGATGCTTATCTTACGGGAGATGTGAAATACCACGATTTTTTCCTGGCAGAATCTAAAATGCTGATTTGTGATATAGGGCATTTTGAATCAGAACAATTTGTCACTCAACAATTATTTGAAATTTTATCACAAAAATTTAGTACATTTGCAATCTCAAATTCTATTGAGAAAACAAACCCGGTAAATTATTTCATTTAAAATATGGCAAAAACCAACGATATTTCAGTTGAAGAAAAGTTAAGAGCTTTATACGATTTGCAGATCATTGATTCTAGATTGGACGAAATCCGAAATACAAGAGGAGAATTGCCAATTGAAGTAGAGGATCTTGAAATTGAAATCGAAGGTCTTGAAAAAAGAGCTGAAAAGTTTCATGCAGATATCAAAGATCAGGACGATCAGATCAAAACGAAGCATGAAGTTATCAACCATGCAAAAACTTTAATTGAAAAATACAAATCTCAACAAGATAGTGTAAGAAACAATAAAGAGTTTGAAGCATTAAGTAAAGAAATTGAATATCAGGAGCTTGAGATTCAGCTTTCTGAAAAGAGAATCAAAGAATTCGGAGCTAAAATTGCTCACAAAAACGAAACTTTGGATGAGTTGAATACAAAAATCGACGATCTTAAGAATCACCTGAAATTCAAAAAAGAAGAATTAGAAGGCTTAGTTTCTGAAACAAAAAAAGAAGAAGAATATTTAATAGAGAAATCTAAAGAATTTTCTGCTAAAATCGACGAAAGATTATTGTTTTCTTACAACAGAATCAGAACAAACTCTCCAAATGGTCTTGCAGTAGTAGGATTGGAAAGGGGAGCTCCGAAAGGGTCTTTCTTCACAATTCCACCTCAAAAGCAAATGGAAATTGCTCAGAGAAAGAAAATTATTATCGATGAACATTCAGGGAAAATCCTTGTTGATGACGAGTTGGTAATGGAAGAAAACGAGAGAATGAATTCTGTGATTAAATTCTAATTTTAATTACAATTTTAAATATAAATAAGGCTGAAAATTTTCAGCCTTATTTTTTATTTCAATTTTTTATTTTGACACAAGAAATAAAAAACCGATCCAATAATAATGAACCGGTTTATATTATTTAATAGAATTGTATCAAAAAACTATTCATTACGATCATACATCTTATTGTAAAGGTCTATAAATTTCTCTTTAATAGCTTTTCTTTTCAGCTTTAAAGTTGGTGTTAAAAGTCCTGCATCAATGCTCCATACTTCTGGTGTCAGTTCAATCTTTTTAATTTGTTCCCAATGTCCCAGATGTTCATTGATGTCATCAATTTCCTTTTTTATTCTGTCTTTTAATTCGGGGCTTTTTGCTATTTCCTGTGGAGTTAAACCAATATTTAGGTTGTTTCTCATTGCCCAGCTTTTTGCAAATTCAAAATCGGGTTGTACCAATGCTGTAGGCATTTTTTCGCCATCACCTACGACCATAATCTGCTCAATAAACTTCGAAGCTTTGGCTAAATTTTCAATCGTTTGAGGAGCAATATATTTTCCGCCTGATGTTTTGAACATTTCTTTTTTACGGTCTGTGATCTGTAAAAATCCATCACTGTCAATATGCCCGATGTCTCCGGTT
Proteins encoded in this region:
- a CDS encoding ion transporter gives rise to the protein MEKEHNLVPGDALWKRHLYRIIYRSDTRLGKLFDIILLSLILISTFIIMMESVPKLDKRFHYVFIISEWVISLFFTAEYWSRIAVLKNKKHYIFSFFGIIDFLALVPFYLSFIFPVTKYFLIFRMLRMLRVFRVFNLLDFMNDGTVIVRALKNSSRKIYIFLLFLVIFSVIVGSLMFMVEGGREGFETIPQAIYWAVVTVTTVGYGDVSPITPMGKFFAVILMLAGYSIIAVPTGIVTAEMRNKRQNLEKICERCGNEDIDDDARYCKQCGKKLA
- a CDS encoding Nif3-like dinuclear metal center hexameric protein, encoding MTISKVIAKIEERIPLQQAEDFDNVGLLCGVPSRNVSGILVCHDALENVVDEAIHKNCNLIVCFHPIIFSGLKSLTGKNYVERAVLKAIENKIAIYAIHTAFDNDFFGVNRGICDQLGLKDLKILQPKKNNLKQLTVFVPKDYSEKVKEALFNAGAGNIGFYDECSFTVNGNGTFRPIEGSNPFSGQQNIRENADEDMISVIFEDYKQGQIVNAMKTAHPYEEVAHQIYSLDNTNHHSGLGMYGDFEEPMDEKDFLKFVKEKFNLDVIRHSDFNNKKIKRVGVLGGSGASGIRSAISKKCDAYLTGDVKYHDFFLAESKMLICDIGHFESEQFVTQQLFEILSQKFSTFAISNSIEKTNPVNYFI
- a CDS encoding zinc ribbon domain-containing protein, with product MAKTNDISVEEKLRALYDLQIIDSRLDEIRNTRGELPIEVEDLEIEIEGLEKRAEKFHADIKDQDDQIKTKHEVINHAKTLIEKYKSQQDSVRNNKEFEALSKEIEYQELEIQLSEKRIKEFGAKIAHKNETLDELNTKIDDLKNHLKFKKEELEGLVSETKKEEEYLIEKSKEFSAKIDERLLFSYNRIRTNSPNGLAVVGLERGAPKGSFFTIPPQKQMEIAQRKKIIIDEHSGKILVDDELVMEENERMNSVIKF